A genomic stretch from Telopea speciosissima isolate NSW1024214 ecotype Mountain lineage chromosome 7, Tspe_v1, whole genome shotgun sequence includes:
- the LOC122668557 gene encoding probable pectinesterase/pectinesterase inhibitor 7, whose amino-acid sequence MASSFTPFIFLLVIFLSSQVSTSTTHDSICNSTQYPSYCKSVLPNNQSANIYDYGQFSVRRSLSEALKFQSLINRYLARKSSLSQAAISVLEDCSLLAELNVDFLTSSTKSVNTTTTTISTRQAEDVQALLSAVMTNQQTCLDELEVTSSAWNVKNGVYTSLSNGTKLYSVSLAIFTRGWVHQHQNKKTKPAGRKLLEVGPQAPLPFKLPRPNIGEAPTPSPIPSPTSSPTPSPTPSPTSSIEDEVVVRDTVVVAKDGSGNFTTIAEAIAAAPNKTDVSGGYFLVYVVAGVYEEYVSIGKNQRYIMMIGDGINQTIITGNRSVGDNYTTFNSATFAVVGEGFVGMNLTIRNTAGAIKHQAVALRNGADLSTFYLCSFEAYQDTLYTHSLRQFYRECDIYGTVDFIFGNAAVVFQYCNLYARLPMSGQFNALTAQGRTDPSQTTGTSIQGCNILAAADLSSSNSTTKTYLGRPWKEYSRTVYMQSYIDSLIDPSGWAEWNGSYALDTLYYAEYNNTGPGSDTTNRVTWAGYHVINATDAANFTVSNFIEGDYWLNNTGVPYTGGLL is encoded by the exons ATGGCTTCTTCTTTTACTCCGTTCATCTTTCTTCTAGTCATCTTCCTCTCCTCCCAAGTTTCAACATCTACTACTCATGATTCCATCTGCAACTCCACCCAATATCCATCCTACTGCAAATCTGTACTTCCAAATAACCAATCAGCTAACATCTATGATTATGGTCAGTTCTCAGTTCGTCGATCACTATCAGAAGCACTGAAATTCCAAAGTTTGATCAATAGGTATCTCGCGCGAAAATCGAGTTTATCTCAAGCTGCCATTAGTGTTCTTGAGGATTGTAGTCTTTTAGCTGAGTTAAATGTCGATTTCTTGACAAGCTCAACTAAATCTGTTAATACTACAACAACTACAATCTCTACTAGACAAGCTGAAGATGTACAAGCTTTGCTTAGTGCGGTAATGACCAATCAACAAACTTGTTTAGAtgagcttgaagttacttcctcAGCTTGGAATGTGAAGAATGGTGTCTATACCTCTCTCAGCAATGGAACCAAACTTTATAGTGTTTCTTTGGCAATCTTTACTCGTGGTTGGGTTCATCAGCATCAAAACAAGAAAACGAAACCGGCCGGGAGAAAGCTTTTGGAGGTGGGTCCACAAGCTCCATTGCCGTTTAAACTGCCGAGGCCTAACATAGGTGAAGCTCCTACACCATCTCCTATACCATCTCCTACATCATCTCCTACACCATCTCCTACTCCATCTCCCACATCAAGTATAGAAGATGAAGTGGTGGTTAGAGATACGGTGGTTGTTGCTAAAGATGGAAGTGGGAATTTTACAACAATAGCTGAAGCAATCGCTGCAGCTCCAAATAAAACAGATGTGAGTGGTGGTTACTTTCTTGTTTATGTGGTTGCTGGTGTGTATGAAGAGTATGTGTCCATAGGCAAAAACCAACGATATATAATGATGATCGGAGATGGTATCAACCAGACCATTATCACTGGGAACCGTAGTGTGGGTGATAACTATACTACCTTCAATTCTGCAACCTTCG CTGTGGTTGGAGAAGGGTTCGTAGGTATGAATTTGACTATCCGAAACACAGCCGGAGCGATCAAGCACCAAGCAGTGGCACTTCGAAACGGAGCCGATTTATCGACTTTCTATCTTTGTAGCTTCGAGGCTTACCAAGATACGTTGTACACACATTCCCTCCGGCAATTCTACCGTGAATGTGATATATACGGTACCGTGGATTTCATATTCGGCAATGCTGCCGTCGTCTTCCAATACTGCAATCTATATGCAAGATTACCCATGAGTGGACAGTTCAATGCCCTCACAGCCCAAGGTAGAACTGATCCCAGCCAAACCACTGGTACTTCAATTCAAGGCTGCAACATTTTGGCAGCAGCAGATTTGAGTTCTAGCAACTCTACCACAAAGACATATTTGGGAAGACCATGGAAGGAGTATTCTAGGACTGTTTATATGCAGTCTTACATAGATAGTTTGATAGATCCTTCTGGTTGGGCAGAGTGGAATGGTAGTTATGCTTTGGATACTCTATATTATGCTGAGTACAACAATACAGGGCCAGGATCCGATACTACCAACAGAGTTACATGGGCTGGTTACCATGTGATCAATGCCACTGATGCAGCCAACTTCACTGTCTCTAACTTCATAGAGGGAGATTACTGGTTGAACAACACTGGGGTTCCTTACACTGGCGGCTTACTATAA